A genomic region of Miscanthus floridulus cultivar M001 chromosome 3, ASM1932011v1, whole genome shotgun sequence contains the following coding sequences:
- the LOC136543869 gene encoding uncharacterized protein encodes MVRLSFSIGDYHGEVDCDIIPMQACHLLLGCPWQFDVDSVHFGWSNKYTFIHKDKKVVLVPLSPEEIYASDVARMKREESEKRKLSEAPNTSKGETPNPSSNIKPHSTSKQLRQNECLFVSRSDLREVKNNTAPFFVLLHKEVLLSTTDLPSSLPSVVLDLLQDFEDVFPNDVLAGLPPLRGIEHQIDLVPGASLPNHPAYRTNPEETKEI; translated from the coding sequence ATGGTCCGCTTGTCATTCTCCATTGGTGACTATCATGGAGAGGTTGATTGTGATATTATACCCATGCAAGCATGCCATTTACTGCTGGGTTGTCCATGGCAATTTGATGTGGATTCGGTGCACTTTGGATGGTCTAACAAATATACTTTCATTCACAAAGACAAGAAGGTGGTTCTTGTTCCATTATCTCCAGAAGAGATCTATGCTTCAGATGTGGCTCGCATGAAAAGAGAAGAATCTGAGAAAAGAAAATTGAGTGAGGCCCCCAACACTAGTAAGGGAGAGACTCCTAACCCATCCAGCAACATAAAGCCTCATTCCACTTCAAAACAGCTACGCCAAAATGAGTGCTTATTTGTGAGCAGGAGTGATTTGAGAGAAGTGAAGAACAACACAGCCCCATTCTTTGTGCTCTTGCACAAGGAGGTCCTACTttcaactaccgatttaccttcatcgctgcctagtgttgttcttgatctcttacAGGACTTTGAAGATGTTTTTCCCAATGATGTGCTAGCTGGACTTCCTCCACTCCGTGGaattgagcatcaaattgatttggtaCCAGGTGCTTCTCTTCCAAATCATCCAGCCTACCGCACCAATCCTGAAGAGACAAAGGAAATTTAG